The following proteins come from a genomic window of Gordonia westfalica:
- a CDS encoding pyruvate carboxylase — protein sequence MFDKVLVANRGEIAIRAFRAAYELGARTVAVFPYEDRNSVHRLKADESYQIGLPGHPVRAYLSVEEVVSAAVRCGADAIYPGYGFLSENQGLAAACAEAGITFVGPSADILEMTGNKATAVAAAKAAGIPVLASSAPSSDLDELLAAAEDMQFPVFVKAVAGGGGRGMRRVDDRADLAESIAAASREAEAAFGDATVFLEQAVVNPRHIEVQILADTHGNVIHLYERDCSLQRRHQKVIELAPAPNLSDELREKICADAVAFARHIGYTCAGTVEFLLDEQGRHVFIEMNPRIQVEHTVTEEITDVDLVSSQLRIAAGESLDDLGLSQEAIRIRGAALQCRITTEDPSNGFRPDVGRITAYRSPGGAGVRLDGGANLGAEVSGHFDSMLVKLTCRGRDFPTAVRRARRAVAEFRIRGVATNIPFLQAVLDDPDFRAGRVTTSFIDERPELLTSRSSADRGTKILSYLADVTVNKPHGERPTTVYPRDKLPTVERAVLASPKDGSRQRLLQLGPEGFARDLRENPRLGITDTTFRDAHQSLLATRVRTTGLVNVAPYVAALTPELLSVECWGGATYDVALRFLKEDPWDRLAQLREAIPNICLQMLLRGANTVGYTPYPTKVTTAFVEEATDVGIDIFRIFDALNNIDAMRPAIDAVRETGTAVAEVAMSYTGDLLSPSEDLYTLDYYLRLAEQIVEAGAHVLAIKDMAGLLRAPAATKLITALRENFDLPIHVHTHDTPGGQLATYMAAWQAGADAVDGASAALAGTTSQPPLSAIVAATAHTDRDSGIDLARVCDLEPYWEALRKVYAPFESGLPAPTGRVYSHEIPGGQLSNLRQQAISLGLGNRFEAVEQAYAAADSMLGRLVKVTPSSKVVGDLALALVGRGITASDFAADPSSYDIPDSVIGFLRGELGDPPGGWPEPLRTLALQGRAPAPEVATLTADDEAILDKPGRDRQVRLNHLLFPGPTKEFEEHYEAYGDTSRLSANQFFYGLRYGEEHRVSLETGVELMIGLEAVSEPDEKGMRTVMCVLNGQLRPIAVRDHSIDSAVATAEKADRSNPKHIGAPFAGVVSLSVDVGDEVAVGATIGTIEAMKMEAAITAPVGGKVARVAIGSVTQVSPGDLLIEIS from the coding sequence CGGTCGCCGTGTTCCCGTATGAGGACCGCAACTCGGTCCATCGTCTGAAGGCCGACGAGTCGTATCAGATCGGCCTGCCGGGCCATCCTGTGCGGGCGTATCTGTCGGTCGAGGAAGTGGTGTCCGCGGCGGTGCGGTGTGGCGCCGATGCGATCTATCCCGGCTACGGCTTCCTGTCGGAGAACCAGGGCCTGGCGGCCGCGTGTGCCGAGGCCGGCATCACCTTCGTCGGACCCAGCGCCGACATCCTGGAGATGACCGGCAACAAGGCCACCGCGGTGGCCGCCGCGAAGGCGGCGGGGATCCCCGTGCTGGCGTCGTCGGCGCCGTCGTCGGATCTCGACGAGCTGCTCGCCGCCGCCGAGGACATGCAGTTCCCGGTGTTCGTCAAGGCCGTCGCCGGTGGTGGTGGTCGCGGTATGCGTCGGGTCGACGACCGCGCCGACCTGGCGGAGTCGATCGCCGCGGCGTCGCGTGAGGCGGAGGCCGCGTTCGGCGATGCGACGGTGTTCCTCGAGCAGGCGGTGGTCAACCCGCGCCACATCGAGGTGCAGATCCTCGCCGACACCCACGGCAACGTCATCCACCTCTACGAGCGTGACTGCAGCCTTCAGCGCCGCCACCAGAAGGTCATCGAGCTCGCGCCGGCACCCAACCTGTCGGACGAGCTGCGGGAGAAGATCTGCGCCGACGCCGTGGCGTTCGCGCGCCATATCGGTTACACCTGCGCGGGCACCGTCGAGTTCCTCCTCGACGAGCAGGGACGCCACGTGTTCATCGAGATGAACCCGCGTATCCAGGTCGAGCACACCGTGACCGAGGAGATCACCGACGTCGACCTGGTGAGCTCGCAGCTGCGGATCGCGGCGGGGGAGTCGCTCGACGATCTCGGGTTGTCGCAGGAGGCGATCCGCATCCGTGGTGCCGCGCTGCAGTGCCGCATCACCACCGAGGATCCGTCCAACGGGTTCCGGCCGGACGTGGGTCGGATCACCGCGTACCGCAGCCCGGGTGGCGCGGGTGTGCGCCTGGACGGCGGCGCCAACCTCGGTGCCGAGGTCAGCGGGCACTTCGACTCGATGCTGGTCAAGTTGACTTGTCGCGGAAGGGATTTCCCGACCGCGGTGCGTCGTGCCCGGCGCGCGGTCGCCGAGTTCCGCATTCGCGGTGTCGCGACCAACATCCCGTTCCTGCAGGCGGTGCTCGACGATCCGGACTTCCGCGCCGGCCGCGTCACGACGTCGTTCATCGACGAGCGCCCGGAATTGCTGACCTCGCGGTCGTCGGCCGACCGTGGCACCAAGATCCTGTCGTACCTCGCCGATGTGACGGTCAACAAGCCGCACGGTGAGCGGCCGACCACGGTGTACCCGCGGGACAAGCTGCCCACCGTCGAGCGAGCGGTGCTGGCGTCGCCGAAAGACGGTTCGCGACAGCGTCTTCTGCAGCTCGGGCCGGAGGGATTCGCCCGCGACCTGCGCGAGAACCCGCGCCTGGGCATCACCGATACCACGTTCCGCGACGCGCATCAGTCGCTGCTGGCGACCCGGGTGCGCACCACCGGCCTGGTCAACGTCGCGCCGTATGTCGCGGCGCTGACGCCCGAATTGCTGTCGGTGGAGTGCTGGGGCGGCGCGACCTACGATGTGGCGCTGCGCTTCCTGAAGGAAGATCCGTGGGATCGGCTGGCGCAGTTGCGCGAAGCGATCCCGAACATCTGTCTCCAGATGCTCCTGCGCGGCGCCAACACCGTCGGATACACGCCGTACCCGACCAAGGTCACCACGGCGTTCGTCGAAGAGGCGACCGACGTGGGCATCGACATCTTCCGGATCTTCGACGCACTCAACAACATCGATGCGATGCGCCCGGCGATCGACGCGGTCCGTGAGACGGGGACCGCGGTGGCCGAGGTGGCGATGAGCTACACCGGTGACCTGTTGTCGCCGTCGGAGGATCTGTACACCCTCGACTACTACCTGCGCCTGGCCGAGCAGATCGTCGAAGCCGGTGCGCATGTGCTGGCCATCAAGGACATGGCGGGCCTGTTGCGCGCGCCGGCGGCGACCAAGCTGATCACGGCGTTGCGCGAGAACTTCGATCTGCCGATCCACGTGCACACCCACGACACGCCGGGTGGTCAGCTGGCCACCTACATGGCGGCCTGGCAGGCCGGCGCGGACGCGGTGGACGGTGCCAGTGCGGCGCTGGCCGGTACGACGAGTCAACCGCCGTTGTCGGCCATCGTCGCGGCGACCGCGCACACCGACCGCGACAGCGGCATCGACCTGGCCCGGGTCTGCGACCTCGAGCCGTACTGGGAGGCGCTGCGAAAGGTGTACGCGCCGTTCGAGTCCGGGCTGCCGGCCCCGACCGGTCGGGTGTACTCGCACGAGATCCCCGGCGGGCAGCTGTCGAACCTGCGCCAGCAGGCCATCTCGCTGGGTCTGGGCAACCGCTTCGAGGCCGTCGAGCAGGCCTATGCCGCCGCCGACTCGATGCTGGGCCGACTGGTCAAGGTGACGCCGTCGTCGAAGGTTGTCGGGGACCTGGCGCTGGCGCTGGTGGGTCGCGGGATCACCGCGTCGGACTTCGCCGCCGACCCGAGCTCGTACGACATCCCGGATTCGGTGATCGGGTTCCTGCGTGGCGAACTCGGCGATCCGCCCGGTGGATGGCCGGAGCCGCTGCGCACCCTGGCACTGCAGGGTCGCGCGCCCGCACCGGAGGTGGCCACTCTGACCGCCGACGACGAGGCCATCCTGGACAAGCCCGGCCGCGATCGTCAGGTGCGTCTCAACCACCTGCTGTTCCCCGGTCCCACCAAGGAGTTCGAGGAGCACTACGAGGCCTACGGCGACACCTCGAGGTTGTCGGCGAATCAGTTCTTCTACGGCCTGCGCTACGGCGAGGAGCATCGCGTCTCGCTCGAGACGGGCGTGGAACTGATGATCGGTCTCGAGGCGGTCAGCGAGCCGGACGAGAAAGGCATGCGCACGGTGATGTGCGTGCTCAACGGCCAGCTGCGCCCGATCGCGGTCCGCGACCACAGCATCGACTCCGCCGTCGCCACCGCGGAGAAAGCCGACCGCTCCAACCCGAAGCACATCGGGGCGCCGTTCGCCGGGGTCGTGTCCCTGTCGGTCGACGTGGGTGACGAGGTCGCCGTCGGCGCGACGATCGGCACCATCGAGGCGATGAAGATGGAGGCGGCCATCACCGCCCCGGTCGGCGGCAAGGTCGCCCGCGTCGCGATCGGTTCGGTCACCCAGGTCTCGCCGGGCGATCTGCTCATCGAGATCAGCTGA
- a CDS encoding nucleoside/nucleotide kinase family protein — MPVREDISALLDTTDRVLVGITGPPGAGKTTLARTLVDDCSSTQGADAVGYVPMDGFHLSNAVLDRLGHRDRKGAPDTFDAAGFVAVLARIADGGETVYVPDFDHTVGEPIAASLLVPTTARLVIVEGNYLGLDVPRWDGVRPLLHRLVYVDADAEVRRERLLKRHIAAGKTAAEARAWIETVDEPNAGLIAGTRSLADVVVDGL; from the coding sequence ATGCCCGTTCGAGAGGACATCTCGGCTCTGCTCGACACGACCGATCGAGTGCTCGTCGGCATCACCGGGCCTCCCGGCGCCGGGAAGACGACGCTCGCACGGACGCTCGTCGACGACTGCTCGTCGACGCAGGGCGCCGACGCCGTCGGGTACGTACCGATGGACGGCTTCCACCTGTCGAACGCCGTTCTCGATCGACTCGGCCACCGCGACCGCAAAGGCGCACCCGACACCTTCGACGCCGCGGGATTCGTTGCCGTGCTTGCGCGCATCGCCGACGGCGGCGAGACCGTGTACGTACCCGACTTCGACCACACCGTCGGCGAGCCGATCGCGGCGTCGCTCCTCGTGCCCACCACCGCACGACTCGTGATCGTCGAGGGCAACTACCTCGGGCTCGACGTACCCCGGTGGGACGGCGTGCGGCCCCTCCTCCACCGCCTCGTCTACGTCGACGCCGACGCGGAGGTCCGACGCGAGCGGCTGCTGAAACGGCACATCGCCGCCGGGAAGACCGCAGCCGAGGCGCGCGCCTGGATCGAGACCGTCGACGAACCCAATGCGGGACTCATCGCGGGTACGCGGTCACTGGCCGACGTGGTCGTCGACGGGCTCTGA